One window of the Xiphophorus couchianus chromosome 12, X_couchianus-1.0, whole genome shotgun sequence genome contains the following:
- the tcima gene encoding transcriptional and immune response regulator a, protein MSSYMSSESRRVSPSAHGNKFDTAHRKKAVANIFENVNQDSLMRLFQKTGDMKAEERVRSIFSYTQDPEETARALMALKQRKKDKFLRIAGMVRQLLMLR, encoded by the coding sequence ATGTCTTCCTACATGTCCTCCGAGTCCCGCCGGGTCAGCCCCTCTGCCCACGGCAACAAGTTCGACACGGCGCACCGCAAGAAGGCCGTGGCCAACATCTTCGAGAACGTGAACCAGGACTCGCTGATGAGACTCTTCCAGAAAACGGGAGACATGAAGGCGGAGGAGAGGGTGCGGAGCATCTTCTCCTACACGCAGGACCCGGAAGAGACGGCCCGGGCGCTGATGGCTCTGAAGCAGCGGAAGAAGGACAAGTTCCTCCGGATCGCGGGGATGGTCCGGCAGCTGCTCATGCTGCGCTGA